DNA sequence from the Cupriavidus oxalaticus genome:
CCATCAGGCCGGCGGCCAGCGCCACCAGCGTCCAGATCAGGCCCAGGCGGCGCAGCCAGGCACCGGCGCGGTGCAGCGGCGAGTCGTCCTCGTCGAACATCGGGACATGCGGTCCCGGCATGGCGAGTTGCGGCACCGGCACGGCCACTTCGGCCTTCCTGCGCGCGAGCGCGATCCGGCGCGCGGCGGCGAGCCGTTCGGCAATGTCGGCCGGCAATGCCTCGGCACTGGCATCGAGTGCTGTGCGAATCTCATGGGCGAACCGGCGTTCGCGGATATCTCTCTCGTTTATGCTCATAGTCGGACCCCCCGTGCGCGCAGCGCTTGCGCCAGAGTATGCGTGGCACGGGAACAGTGCGTCTTGACGCTGCCCTCGGAGCAGCCCATGACGGCTGCGGTTTCGGCAACGTCCATATCTTCCCAGTAACGCATCAGGAATGCCTCGCGTTGACGCGCCGGCAGGCGCTGGATCTCCTGCTCGATGATCTGCATCACCTGCGCGCGCTCGACCTTGTCGGCGCTGCTTTCCGCCGATTCGGAGCCGGCCTGCGCCTCCAGCGTCTCCAGCAGGTCGTTGTCGTCGCCGTTGCGGTCGTCGCGCAGGCTGGAGAACAGCGTGACCCACGTGTTGCGCACCTTCTGGCGGCGGAACCAGTCGTGGATGGTGTTCTGCAGGATGCGCTGGAACAGCGGCGGCAACTCGGCTGCGCCCTTGTCGCCGTATTTCTCGGCCAGCTTGATCATGGCGTCCTGCACGATATCCAGTGCCGCCTCGTCGTCGCGGACCGCGAACACGGCCTGCTTGAAGGCGCGGCGTTCGACGCTGGCGAGAAAATCGGTCAGTTCCTGGTCGGTGGCCATTCAGGCGGAATGCGGCTTGGTGTGCGGCTTGTTGCGGCGTCGTTTGCTAGGTCCTTGCCGAATGTGCTGCGTAGGGCCCGTAGCATGCGCAAGGTGCTGCGATGCTAGCAAAAAAACCTGCGCATGTACCATCTTGTATTGAGGGAAATACATTGCGCCGCGGGGGAGCTGTCATCCATCCCTGCGTAAAACCCCTGACAAGCCTGCGCAAAACAACCATAGACCGCACTGGTGCATTGCAGTATCATCGACGGTTCACACGACATCAGTGGTTGTCTCATCCGGCCGCTTATGAGGCGGTCTTCCATGCAGACGCGCACCGCTTGAACCCGAGCCACAAGTTCGGCAGAGAGCATCCAAACAATTTTTTGCCGAAAATTGCAAAGGACTGAAATGAACATGCCCAGTGCGGAATTCTCCCACGCAGACAGCAATTCATCTGCCGCACCCGAAATGATCGGGGCGGAAATTCTCGTTCACGCACTTGCCGAAGAAGGCGTCGAGTACGTCTGGGGCTACCCCGGCGGCGCAGTGCTGTATATCTACGACGAGCTCCACAAGCAAAAGAAGTTCGAGCACATCCTGGTGCGCCACGAGCAGGCCGCGGTCCATGCCGCGGACGGCTACGCACGCGCAACGGGCAAGGTGGGTGTCGCCCTGGTGACCTCGGGTCCCGGCGTGACCAATGCGGTCACCGGCATTGCCACCGCATACCTCGACTCGATCCCGATGGTGGTGATCACCGGCAACGTGCCGACCCACGCCATTGGCCAGGACGCCTTCCAGGAGTGCGACACCGTCGGCATCACCCGCCCGATCGTCAAGCACAACTTCCTGGTGAAGGACGTGCGCGACCTCGCCGCGACCATCAAGAAGGCGTTCTTCATTGCCTCGACCGGCCGTCCGGGCCCGGTGGTGGTGGACATCCCCAAGGATGTCTCGCGCAATGCCTGCAAGTACGAGTACCCCAAGTCGATCGACATGCGCTCGTACAACCCGGTGAACAAGGGCCACTCGGGCCAGATCCGCAAGGCGGTGGCACTGCTGCAGAACGCGGAGCGCCCGTACATCTACAGCGGCGGCGGCGTGGTGCTGGCCAATGCCAGCGATGAGCTGCGCCAGCTGGCCGCGATGACCGGCCACCCGGTGACCAACACGCTGATGGGCCTGGGCGCGTTCCCCGGCACCCACAAGCAGTTCGTCGGCATGCTTGGCATGCACGGCACGTATGAAGCCAACATGGCCATGCAGAACTGCGACGTGCTGATCGCCATCGGTGCCCGCTTCGACGACCGCGTGATCGGCAACCCCTCGCACTTCACCTCGCAGGCGCGCAAGATCATCCATATCGATATCGACCCGTCGTCGATCTCGAAGCGCGTCAAGGTCGATATCCCCATCGTCGGCAACGTCAAGGACGTGCTGCAGGAACTGATCGCCCAGCTCAAGGCCAGCGACGTCAAGCCCAAGCGCGAGGCCCTGGCCAAGTGGTGGGAGCAGATCGAGCAATGGCGCTCGGTAGACTGCCTGAAGTACGACCGCGACTCCGAGATCATCAAGCCGCAGTACGTGGTGGAAAAGATCTGGGAACTGACCCACGGCGACGCCTTTATCTGCTCCGACGTCGGCCAGCACCAGATGTGGGCCGCGCAGTTCTACAAGTTCAACGAGCCGCGCCGCTGGATCAACTCCGGTGGCCTGGGCACGATGGGCGTGGGCCTGCCGTACGCGATGGGCATCAAGAAGGCATTCCCGGAGAAGGAAGTCGTCACCATCACCGGTGAAGGCTCGATCCAGATGTGCATCCAGGAACTGTCGACCTGCCTGCAGTACGACACCCCGGTGAAGATCTGCTCGCTCAACAACGGCTACCTCGGCATGGTGCGCCAGTGGCAGGAGATCGAGTACGACAACCGCTACTCGCATTCCTACATGGACGCGCTGCCCGATTTCGTCAAGCTGGCCGAGGCCTACGGGCATATCGGCATGCGCGTCGAGAAGACGTCCGACGTCGAGCCGGCGCTGCGCGAGGCGTTCCGCCTGAAGGACCGTACCGTGTTTCTGGACTTCCAGACCGATCCCACCGAAAACGTCTGGCCGATGGTCCAGGCGGGCAAGGGCATTTCCGAAATGCTGCTCGGCGCGGAGGACCTGTAATGCGACACATCATTTCGGTCCTGCTGGAAAACGAAGCCGGCGCGCTGTCGCGCGTGGTGGGCCTGTTCTCGGCCCGCGGCTACAACATCGAGACGCTGACCGTGGCGCCGACCGAGGATTCCTCGCTGTCGCGCATGACGATCGTCACGACAGGTTCGGATGACATCATCGAACAGATCACCAAGCACCTGAACCGCCTGGTGGAGGTGGTCAAGGTGGTCGACCTGACCGAAGGCGCGCACATCGAGCGCGAGCTGATGCTCGTCAAGGTGCGCGCGGTCGGCAAGGAGCGCGAGGAAATGAAGCGCACCGCCGACATCTTCCGCGGCCGCATCATCGATGTCACGGAGAAGACCTACACCATCGAGCTGACCGGCAACGGCGGCAAGCTCGATGCGTTCCTGGACGCGATCGACCGTACCGCCATCCTGGAGACCGTCCGTACCGGCGGCTCGGGCATCGGCCGCGGCGAGCGCATCCTGAAGGTCTGATCCACAGCCGCTCGCACAGCCAGTCGCACAGGTTCAAGCAGTATCCCCCGGGCGGCGCGATCCGTGCGCACACAATGTGCACGAGGATGCCGCCCCCCTCATATAAAAGACAGAGATTGAAGGATTTATCATGAAAGTGTTTTACGACAAGGACGCCGACCTCTCGCTGATCAAGGGCAAGAACGTCACCATCATCGGTTATGGCTCGCAGGGCCACGCCCACGCGCTGAACCTGAAGGATTCGGGCGTCAACGTGACGGTCGGCCTGCGCAAGAGCGGCGCGTCGTGGAACAAGGCGGCCAACGCCGGCCTGCAAGTCAAGGAAGTGGCCGAGGCCGTCAAGGGCGCCGACGTGGTCATGATCCTGCTGCCGGACGAGCAGATCGCCGACGTGTACAAGAACGAAGTGCACGACAACATCAAGGAAGGCGCCGCGCTGGCCTTCGCCCACGGCTTCAACGTGCACTACGGTGCCGTGATCCCGCGCGCCGACCTGGACGTGATCATGATCGCGCCGAAGGCCCCGGGCCACACCGTGCGCGCCACGTACACGCAAGGTGGCGGCGTGCCGCACCTGATCGCCGTGCACCAGAACAAGTCCGGCGCCGCCCGTGACATCGCCCTGTCGTACGCCACCGCCAACGGCGGCGGCCGTGCCGGCATCATCGAGACCAACTTCCGCGAAGAAACCGAAACCGACCTGTTCGGCGAGCAGGCCGTGCTGTGCGGCGGTACCGTCGAGCTGATCAAGGCCGGTTTCGAAACGCTGGTGGAAGCCGGCTACGCGCCGGAAATGGCCTACTTCGAGTGCCTGCACGAACTGAAGCTGATCGTCGATCTGATCTACGAAGGCGGCATCGCCAACATGAACTACTCGATCTCCAACAACGCGGAATATGGTGAGTACGTCACCGGCCCGCGCGTGGTGACCGAAGAGACCAAGAAGGCGATGAAGCAGTGCCTGAAGGACATCCAGACCGGCGAATACGCCAAGAGCTTCCTGCTGGAGAACAAGGCCGGCGCCCCGACTCTGATCTCGCGCCGCCGCCTGAACGCCGAGCACGAGATCGAAGTGGTTGGCGAGAAGCTGCGCGCGATGATGCCGTGGATCGCCAAGAACAAGATGGTCGACCAGTCGAAGAACTGATCTGTAGCGCTGCCTGATGGCCCGCGCCGCACGGCGGCGGGCCGAAGCCGTTCAGCGTTCCGTGCCATGCCCTTCTATCATCGGAAGGGGACTGCCGGGACCTGAACGGCTTTTTGTTATCCTTGTCGAACTTTTCGGGCAAGGCGTGCGCCTGATGCTGCTCCGCGACATGGATCGGCAAGCGCCGCCGTGGCGGATACCGCCGCCGTTGCACCGTCTCGCCCTGATTTTGACTCCACCGAATCTCGTACTGCATGAACTATCCTCATCCGCTGATCGCCCGTGAAGGCTGGCCGTTCCTGGCCGGCGCCTTTGTCATTTCGCTGCTGGTGCACGCCAGCGCGGGCTTCTGGTGGGCGCTGCCGCTGTGGATCATCACGGTGTTCGTGCTGCAGTTCTTCCGTGATCCGCCGCGCCCGATCCCGTCCGCGCCCAACGCGGTGCTGGCGCCGGCCGACGGCCGCATCGTCGTGGTCGAGAAGACCATGGATCCGTATGCCAACCGCGAGGCGCTGAAGATCAGCGTCTTCATGAACGTCTTCAACGTGCATTCGAACCGCGTGTCGGTCGATGGCGCGGTGGAGAAGGTCGAATATTTCCCGGGCAAGTTCGTCAACGCCGACCTGGACAAGGCTTCGGTCGAAAACGAGCGCAATGCCGTGGTCATCCGCCGTGCCACCGACGGCCAGGTGGTCACGCTGGTGCAGGTGGCGGGCCTGGTGGCGCGCCGTATCCTCTGCTACACCAAGGTCGGCGACAAGCTCTCGCGCGGCCAGCGCTATGGCTTCATCCGCTTCGGCTCGCGCGTGGACGTGTACCTGCCGCTCGACGCGCGTCCGCGCGTGACCATTGGCGAGAAGGTGTCGGCGTCGTCGACCATCCTCGCCGAACTCGACGTGAAGTGAGCGAAGGCCTGACCAGGACCACAGGACGACAGGAGGACTGCGATGGTTGCCTTCCATCGACGTAACAAGCGGGTCAGCAGCGGCAACGTGACGCATCTGCGCCCGTTCCGCCATAACCAGCTGCGCGGTGCCGAAGACTATGACGACGATGCCGCGGACGACCACGACGACGTCGTCTACGAGCGCCAGCGGCCGCGCCGCCGCGGCATCTACCTGCTGCCCAACGCGTTCACCACCGCGGCGCTGTTCGCCGGCTTCTTCGCCATCGTGCAGGCGATGAACATGCGCTTCGACGTGGCCGCCATCGCGATCTTCGCGGCCATGGTGCTCGATGGCATGGACGGGCGCGTGGCGCGCATCACCAATACGCAGAGCGCGTTCGGCGAGCAGTATGACTCGCTGTCGGACATGACCTCGTTCGGCGTCGCGCCGGCGCTGGTGATGTACGAATGGATCCTGCATGACCTCGGCAAGTGGGGCTGGATCGCGGCCTTTGTCTACTGCACCTGCGCGGCGCTGCGGCTGGCGCGCTTCAACGCCAATATCGGCGTGGTCGACAAGCGCTTCTTCCAGGGCCTGCCCAGCCCGGCTGCCGCGGCACTGGTCGCCGGCTTTGTCTGGCTGGTGATCGACAACAAGCTGCCGGTCAAGGAGCTGTGGATGCCGTGGGTGGCGTTCGGCATCACGCTGTACGCGGGGCTGTCGATGGTGTCCAACGCGCCGTTCTACAGCGGCAAGGCGCTGGATGTGCGCTACCGCGTGCCGTTCGGCATGATGGTGCTGGTCCTGGTGCTGTTCGTGGTGGTGTCGACCGATCCGCCGGTGGCGCTGTTCGGGCTGTTCGTCGCCTACGCGATCTCGGGCTACGTGCTGTGGGGCTGGCGAGCCATCCATGGGCAGCCGGGCGGAGTCCGCAAGGTGCGCGAAAGCGGCAATGGCGGCAATGGCGGAAACGGCGGCAACGGTTGATGGTTGCCGGCAGGGAAGGGCGCTACGGCGCCCTTCGTGCTTTCCCGGTTTCACAATTGTTTTCACGCCGCGGCCACCGGGCCGTGGCATTCTGCAGTGTTTTCCACTTACCGTCAGGAGGATGTCATGGGCATGTTCGACTTCATCAAGGAAGCGGGGGAAAAGCTGTTCGGCACCGGCGAAGCCAAGGCGGCGCAGCAGGCCGCGGCGGCGGATGCGTCGGCCGAGAAGGTCGATGCCGCCAACCGTGCCGCGGGCGATGCGATCGAGGCGTATATCAGGAAGATGGGGCTCGATGCCACCGGGCTGATGGTGCAGGTGGATGGCTCGCAGGGCCTGGTGACGGTGTTCGGCGTGGCGCCCGACCAGGCTACGCGCGAGAAGATCATCCTGTGCGCCGGCAACGTCGATGGCGTGGACAAGGTCGAAGACAAGATGTCGGTCAACGTCGAGTCGTCCGAGTCGCAGTGGCATACCGTGGTCAAGGGCGACACGCTGTGGGCCATCGCGCAGGCCGCCTACGGCAACGGCGCCGAGTACAACAAGATCTTCGAGGCCAACAAGCCGATGCTTTCGCATCCGGACAAGATCTATCCGGGCCAGAAGTTGCGCATCCCGCCCAAGGGCTGAAAAGCGCGGCGACAAGCGGGCGCGTGCGGCAAAACCCTGTATTGCACGGGCGCGCCAAACCGGCTATAGTCGCTCTCATGATTTCGCGCCAAGTCCTACTCGCCCGCACCACCCTAGGTGGCCTACTAGGCCATCAGGTCGGGACGCGCGCGCGCTGAGGACAACGCTACCCTTAGCGCGGAATCCGTAAGGAACACCAACGCCCCGGCCTGCTCGTGCACGCCGGGGCGTTTTGCATTCCACAGCCGTGGAGCGCGGAACAGGCGGTAAGCCCCGGACACGGCAGGCCGGGGACAGCACACCAGAAGCTACTCAGGAGCTCCACAAAATGTCTGACAAACTCATCATTTTCGACACCACCTTGCGTGACGGCGAGCAGTCGCCCGGCGCTTCCATGACCCGCGAGGAAAAGATCCGTATCGCGCGCCAGCTGGAACGCCTGAAGGTCGATGTGATCGAGGCCGGTTTTGCGGCCAGCTCCAACGGCGACTTCGAAGCCATCCGCTCGATCGCCCAGGTGGTGAAGGATTCCACCATCTGCTCGCTGGCCCGCGCCAACGACAAGGACATCGCCCGCGCGGCCGAAGCGCTCAAGCCGGCCAACTCGTTCCGCATCCACACCTTCATCGCCACGTCCGCGCTGCACATGGAGAAGAAGCTGCGCATGACGCCGGACCAGGTGTACGAGCAGGCCCGCCTGGCAGTGCGCTTTGCGCGCCAGTTCACCGACGACATCGAGTTCTCGCCCGAGGACGGCAGCCGCTCGGACATGGACTTCCTGTGCCGCGTGCTCGAAGGCGTGATCGCGGAGGGCGCGACCACCATCAACCTGCCGGATACCGTGGGCTATGCCGTGCCGGAAGGCTACGCGGCGCTGATCCGCTCGGTGCGCGAGCGCATCCCGAATTCGGACAAGGCGATCTGGTCGGTGCACTGCCATAACGACCTCGGCATGGCAGTGGCCAACTCGCTCGCCGCGGTCAAGCTGGGCGGCGCGCGCCAGGTCGAGTGCACCATCAACGGCCTGGGCGAACGCGCCGGCAACACCAGCCTGGAAGAGGTGGTGATGGCGGTGAAGACCCGTCGCGACTACTTCGACCTGGACGTCGGCGTGGACACCACGCAGATCGTGCCGGCCTCCAAGCTGGTATCGCAGATCACCGGTTTCGTGGTGCAGCCGAACAAGGCTGTGGTCGGCGCCAACGCTTTTGCGCATGCCTCGGGCATCCACCAGGATGGCGTGCTCAAGGCGCGCGACACCTACGAGATCATGCGTGCGGAGGACGTGGGCTGGACCGCCAACAAGATCGTGCTGGGCAAGCTGTCGGGCCGCAACGCCTTCAAGCAGCGCCTGCAGGAACTCGGCATCGAGCTCGACAGCGAGAGCGAAGTCAACGCCGCCTTCACCCGCTTCAAGGAGCTGGCCGACCAGAAGGCCGAGATCTTCGACGAAGACATCATGGCGATCGTCTCGAACGAGGCCCAGCATGATGCGAACGAGCACTTCCGCTTCATCTCGCTGTCGCAGCGTTCCGAGACCGGCGAGCGCCCGCATGCACGCGTGGTGTTCAGCATGGACGGCCAGGAGCAGAGCGGCGAAGGCGAGGGCAACGGCCCGGTCGACGCCACGCTGCATGCGATCGAGTCGCGCGTGGCGAGCGGTGCCGAGATGGTGCTGTACTCGGTGAACGCGATCACCGGCGGCACCGAGGCCCAGGGCGAAGTGACCGTGCGCCTGTCCAAGGCCGGCCGCATCGTCAACGGTGTTGGCACGGACCCGGATATCGTCGCCGCCTCGGCCAAGGCCTACCTGGCCGCGCTGAACAAGCTGCACGACAAGGCCGTGCAGAAGATCAACCCGCAGATCTGACCAAGGCTTCTGCGTTAGACGGCGGACGGCTTACCCGGCCTGAGCGTACGGACCAAGCCCGCCATTCCCGACCCGGGGATGGCGGGCTTTTTCCATGGCCTCAGCGGCGCCGCTCGTCGGGATCGTAGAGCGGGTCCGGCGTGATCTGGGTCTGGCGCAGGATGCCGGCGTCGTCGAAATAGAAATTGAACAGCGACGGCCATACGTCTTCATGGAGGAACCGGTATGACCACACCTCGCGCCGCATCCGCGGGTAGTACTCGACCGGCAGCCGCGTCACGCCGAAATGCTCGGCGACGTCCTCCCGCGTCCAGGTGCCGACCTGTGCCTTGTACAGCTCCAGCGACGACAGCACGTTGCGGAAGCTGGTCAGGTTGCCGTTGCGGTCGAACTCGGCAGCATAGGCGTACTGGCCCAGCGGCTGCTTGGAGTAGATCCAGCGCGAGGTGCCGTCGGGCAGGTTGAAGATATCGGTGGGCGGCCCGAATGTCGCCTGGACCGCCGCCTTGGGCTGGCCGACCAGCTTGGTGCCCTCCTGGACCGGCATCAACGTGGTGCAGGCGCAGAGCAGTGCGGCAGCAAGTGTCAGCGTGAGCCGGCGGGCACTGCCGGCAATTGCAGGGTTCATCACGGCCTCGGTCAATGCTTTGCGGATATCGAGAGTGTAGTCCCGCGCCTGCCGTTGTGTGGTCTTGGCGCTCCTTTTTGCTGCTTCTTCGCCCAATATGATGGCATCCGAGCCAAATCCCGCCGGTCTCGCGCAAGTGGCCGTCATTTGCGCCAGATTGGCATGCTGCCGTACCATCCACCGCTTTCGGGGAGAGACTATGCGGGGCGTGGCGCGGTTGCGAGGTTGGCTGGGCGGCTTGTTGTTGGCAGTGGCAGCGGGCGCGTCCGCGCAGGAGCCGATCCGGCTGGGGATGATCGACGGACTTTCCGGCCCGTTCGCCAACGCGGGCGAGGCCGTGGCGCGCAACCTGCGCCTGGCGATCGAGCGCGTCAATGCCCGCGGCGGCGTCAAGACCGCCGAAGGCGCCCGGCCCTTCGAGCTGGTGACGTTCGACAGCAAGGGCAATGTCGACGAGAGCCTGATCCAGTTCCGCGCCCTGACTGACCGGCGCATTCCCTTCGTCCTGCAGGGCAACAGTTCGGCCGTGGCCGGGGCGCTGGTCTCTGCCGTCAACCGGCACAATGCGCGCCAGCCCGATGCGCGCGTGCTGTTCCTGAACTATTCGGCGGTCGATCCCAGCCTGACCAACGAGAACTGCAGCTTCTGGCATTTCCGTTTCGACGCCAGTGCCGACATGCGCATGCAGGCGCTGACCGAGGTCATCCGGCAGGACCAGTCCGTGCGCAAGGTCTACCTGATCGACCAGGACTACAGCTTCGGCCACCAGGTGGCGCGCTCGGCGCGCGAGATGCTGGCCGCGCGCCGCCCGGACATCCAGATCGTCGGCGACGAATTCCATCCGATCGGCAAGATCAAGGATTTTGCCCCCTATATCGCCAAGATCAAGGCGAGCGGCGCCGACGCGGTCATCACCGGCAACTGGGGCAACGACCTGACGCTGATGGTCAAGGCTGCGCGCGAGGGCGGGCTGCAGGCCAGGTTCTACACCTTCTACGGCAACGGCCTGGGCGCCCCCGCGGCAATGGGGGATGCCGGCGTCGGCCGCGTGCTGGCGGTGGCCGAATGGCACCCGAACGTGGGCGGCGCTGCCTCGGATGCGTTTTACCAGCAGTTCCGCGCGCGTTACCCCGAGCCGAAGGACGATTACGTGCATCTGCGCATGCAGATGATGGTGGAAATGCTGGCGCGCGCCATCGAGAAGGCGGGTACCACCGACGCGGTCAAGGTGGCGCGGGCGCTGGAGAACATGCGTTACGTCAACGACTTCCATGAAGCCACCATCCGCGCCGAGGACCACCAGGTGCTGCAGCCGCTGTATGTGTCCGTGATGGACAGGCAGGGCGGCGTGGTGCGGTTCGACAACGAGGGCTCGGGCTACGGCTTCCGCACCGTGCGCAAGCTGAAGGCGGCGCAGAGCACGCTGCCGACCACGTGCCGGATGGAGCGCCCTTGAGCGCTGGAATGCCGCGCGGGGGTTCCGATTCTCCTCGCGCGCCTTTTCGGCTATAATGCGCGGCTGTCGTCGACTGGCTCCTGGCCGGATGGCGGCAGATCCGTGACACGACGCATGCGGCGCATCCCGCGCTGTGGCGGTCGCAAGTGAAAGGAAATCATCATGGCAGTCGCCGATATCAACAAGTCCGAAGTCATCAAGCAGTTCGCCCGTGGCGCCAACGACACCGGCAGCCCCGAAGTGCAAGTGGCCCTGCTGACCACCCGCATCAACGAACTGACCCCGCACTTCAAGGCCAACATGAAGGATCACCATAGCCGCCGCGGCCTGCTGCGCATGGTGAGCCGCCGTCGCCGCCTGCTGGACTACCTCAAGTCCAACGACGCCGACCGCTACCGCGCCCTGATCGAAAAGCTGGGCCTGCGCAAGTAAGCTCGCGCAAGAGGTTGCGTACGATGGCAGCGCGATTCCTGGGTTTGCACGGTTTCGCGTGAGGCCTGGATGCCTGCTTCAGCATTGCTGGGGCAGGCATTTTGCATTTCTGGCCGGGCGATTGGGCGCGGGCCGGCAATGCTGCAGGTTGTTGGAGTGATTTTCGCTTCACTGCTTCCGGCGCGGATTCCGATTCGCCGGAAGTCCGTTGCGGCAAGGCGCGCAACGGAGTAAGTTGTTCTTTTTTTCTGGTTTTAGTATCCGGAACGGCCAAGGAAACAGGGCTTTGTGTCATTCCAGCGCGGCATCGGCAACAGTGACAGTGCCGCGCTGGAATGGCATAGCACTTCCCTGCGACTGCAGCTGTCTCCGGCAGTTAGCCTGCGGCTGAGAACGCAGGCGTGGCACGCTGCGCAATGATCGCGAGCAGTGATCGCGGCGTGCATGCAAGACAAGGAATGCTCATGTCCATGTTCAACAAGGTCGTCAAGGAATTCCAGTGGGGCCAGCACAAGGTCCGCATGGAAACCGGCGAAATCGCCCGCCAGGCCGGCGGCGCCGTGCTGGTCGATGTGGAAGACACCGTGGTGCTGGCGACCGTGGTCGCCGCCAAGAACCCGAAGCCGGGCCAGGACTTCTTCCCGCTGACCGTCGACTACATCGAGAAGACCTACGCGGCCGGCAAGATCCCCGGCGGCTTCTTCAAGCGTGAAGGCCGTCCGTCGGAAAACGAGACCCTGACTTCGCGCCTGATCGATCGTCCGCTGCGCCCGCTGTTCCCCGAAGGCTTCTACAACGAAGTGCAGGTGGTGGTGCACGTGGTGTCGCTGAACCCGGATGTGCCCGCCGACATCCCCGCCCTGATCGGCGCGTCGGCCGCGCTGGCCGTGTCGGGCATCCCGTTCAGCGGCCCGGTGGGCGCCGCGCGCGTCGGCTACAAGGACGGCCAGTACCTGCTGAACCCGACCCGCTCGCAGCTCGCCACCTCTGACCTGGACCTGATCGTCGCCGGTACCGAGCGCGCCGTGCTGATGGTGGAATCGGAAGCCAACCAGCTGTCGGAAGACGTGATGCTGGGCGCCGTGGTCTATGGCCACGAGCAGATGCAGACCGCCATCAACGCCATCCATGAACTGGTGCGCGAAGGCGGCAAGCCGGAGTGGGACTGGGCCCCGGCCGCCAAGAACGAGCCGCTGATCGCCAAGGTCACCGAAGTCGCGCTGCCGCTGCTGCAGGAAGCCTACCAGCTGCGCCAGAAGTCGGCGCGCAGCCAGAAGCTGAAGGAAGTGTCGGCCAACGTCGCCGCCGCGCTGGCGGAAGCCGGCGTGGAAGCCGACAAGGTGGAAGTCGGCAACATCATGTTCGACCTGGAAGCCAAGATCGTCCGCGGCCAGATCCTGAACGGCGAGCCGCGCATCGACGGCCGCGACACCCGCACCGTGCGCCCGATCGAGATCCGTTCGTCGGTGCTGCCGCGCGCGCACGGCTCGGCGCTGTTCACCCGCGGCGAGACGCAGGCGCTGGTGGTGGCCACGCTGGGCACCAAGAGCGACGAGCAGATCATCGACGCGCTGGCCGGCGAATACCGCGACCGCTTCATGCTCCACTACAACATGCCCCCGTTCGCCACCGGCGAGACGGGCCGCGTGGGCAGCCCGAAGCGCCGCGAAATCGGCCACGGCCGCCTGGCCAAGCGCGCACTGATCCCGGTGCTGCCGAAGGACGATGAATTCGCGTACACCATCCGCCTGGTTTCGGAAATCACCGAGTCCAACGGTTCGTCGTCGATGGCTTCGGTCTGCGGCGGCTGCCTGGCGCTGATGGACGCCGGCGTTCCGGTCAAGGCGCACGTGGCCGGCGTGGCCATGGGCCTGATCCTGGAAGGCAACAAGTTCGCCGTGCTGACCGACATCCTGGGCGATGAAGATCACCTGGGCGACATGGACTTCAAGGTGGCGGGTACCGACAACGGCATCACCGCGCTGCAGATGGACATCAAGGTCCAGGGCATCACCAAGGAGATCATGCAGGTCGCGCTGGCGCAGGCCAAGGAAGGCCGCCTGCATATCCTGTCGAACATGCAGGAAGCCATGGGCCACGCCCGCACCGAGCTGTCGGAGCACGCACCGCGCATGATCACGATGAAGATCCATCCGGACAAGATCCGCGAAGTGATCGGCAAGGGCGGCTCGACCATCCAGGCGCTGACCAAGGAAACCGGCACCACCATCGACATCCAGGAAGACGGCACCATCACCATTGCCTCGACCTCGACCGAAGGCATGGCCGAAGCCAAGCGCCGTATCGAGGGCATCACCGCGGAAGCCGAAGTGGGCAAGATCTACAACGGCACCGTGCTGAAGCTGC
Encoded proteins:
- the pssA gene encoding CDP-diacylglycerol--serine O-phosphatidyltransferase, whose protein sequence is MVAFHRRNKRVSSGNVTHLRPFRHNQLRGAEDYDDDAADDHDDVVYERQRPRRRGIYLLPNAFTTAALFAGFFAIVQAMNMRFDVAAIAIFAAMVLDGMDGRVARITNTQSAFGEQYDSLSDMTSFGVAPALVMYEWILHDLGKWGWIAAFVYCTCAALRLARFNANIGVVDKRFFQGLPSPAAAALVAGFVWLVIDNKLPVKELWMPWVAFGITLYAGLSMVSNAPFYSGKALDVRYRVPFGMMVLVLVLFVVVSTDPPVALFGLFVAYAISGYVLWGWRAIHGQPGGVRKVRESGNGGNGGNGGNG
- the lysM gene encoding peptidoglycan-binding protein LysM; this encodes MGMFDFIKEAGEKLFGTGEAKAAQQAAAADASAEKVDAANRAAGDAIEAYIRKMGLDATGLMVQVDGSQGLVTVFGVAPDQATREKIILCAGNVDGVDKVEDKMSVNVESSESQWHTVVKGDTLWAIAQAAYGNGAEYNKIFEANKPMLSHPDKIYPGQKLRIPPKG
- a CDS encoding 2-isopropylmalate synthase — protein: MSDKLIIFDTTLRDGEQSPGASMTREEKIRIARQLERLKVDVIEAGFAASSNGDFEAIRSIAQVVKDSTICSLARANDKDIARAAEALKPANSFRIHTFIATSALHMEKKLRMTPDQVYEQARLAVRFARQFTDDIEFSPEDGSRSDMDFLCRVLEGVIAEGATTINLPDTVGYAVPEGYAALIRSVRERIPNSDKAIWSVHCHNDLGMAVANSLAAVKLGGARQVECTINGLGERAGNTSLEEVVMAVKTRRDYFDLDVGVDTTQIVPASKLVSQITGFVVQPNKAVVGANAFAHASGIHQDGVLKARDTYEIMRAEDVGWTANKIVLGKLSGRNAFKQRLQELGIELDSESEVNAAFTRFKELADQKAEIFDEDIMAIVSNEAQHDANEHFRFISLSQRSETGERPHARVVFSMDGQEQSGEGEGNGPVDATLHAIESRVASGAEMVLYSVNAITGGTEAQGEVTVRLSKAGRIVNGVGTDPDIVAASAKAYLAALNKLHDKAVQKINPQI
- a CDS encoding branched-chain amino acid ABC transporter substrate-binding protein, whose product is MRGVARLRGWLGGLLLAVAAGASAQEPIRLGMIDGLSGPFANAGEAVARNLRLAIERVNARGGVKTAEGARPFELVTFDSKGNVDESLIQFRALTDRRIPFVLQGNSSAVAGALVSAVNRHNARQPDARVLFLNYSAVDPSLTNENCSFWHFRFDASADMRMQALTEVIRQDQSVRKVYLIDQDYSFGHQVARSAREMLAARRPDIQIVGDEFHPIGKIKDFAPYIAKIKASGADAVITGNWGNDLTLMVKAAREGGLQARFYTFYGNGLGAPAAMGDAGVGRVLAVAEWHPNVGGAASDAFYQQFRARYPEPKDDYVHLRMQMMVEMLARAIEKAGTTDAVKVARALENMRYVNDFHEATIRAEDHQVLQPLYVSVMDRQGGVVRFDNEGSGYGFRTVRKLKAAQSTLPTTCRMERP
- the rpsO gene encoding 30S ribosomal protein S15, which gives rise to MAVADINKSEVIKQFARGANDTGSPEVQVALLTTRINELTPHFKANMKDHHSRRGLLRMVSRRRRLLDYLKSNDADRYRALIEKLGLRK